GAATTCGGAGAAATTAACGATAAACATTTTGATGCTGGGATGAGAAACATCAAGGCAGATGGACTACTATTGCGCCCGGCAGTTGACCTTGTCTACATTTTAGCTCTGATAATTGTGCTCAGCTTTTTCGGTGTTACTTCCTTCGACAGTCCTATTGAAATTGGGGTGTTGTATGCATTCATCAATTATCTCGATCGCTTTTTCGAGCCGGTGAACAATATGATGATGAGACTTTCCATGTACCAGCAGGCTATTGTTGCTGCCTCACGTGTTTTCAAGCTGCTTGATGAAGAGGAGCTTGCTCCAGGGCAAACTGGGACGGAAGTGGATAAAATCAATGAAGGTAAAATTGAATTCAAGGATGTCAGTTTTTCATATGATGGAAAAAGGGATGTTTTGAAAAACATCAGTTTCACTGTCAATCCTGGGGAAACTCTTGCCTTTGTCGGCCACACCGGAAGCGGGAAAAGCTCGATTATCAATCTGCTGATGCGTTTTTATGAATTTGAACGTGGGGATATTCTTATTGATGATCATTCAATAAAAAGCTATCCGGTAAAAGAGTTGCGGCAGAAAATGGGGCTTGTCCTACAGGATCCGTTCTTGTTCTATGGAACAATCGGAGATAATATCAGGCTGCACAATAGCGACCTGTCTGAAGAGGATATAAGGAGGGCGGCTGAATTCGTCCAGGCGGATTCCTTCATTGACAAACTGGAAGATGGATACTCACAAAAAGTGACCGAGCGAGGCTCCACTTTTTCAAGCGGTCAGAGGCAATTGATCGCTTTTGCAAGGACAATTGCGGCTAACCCGAAAATCCTTGTGCTGGATGAAGCGACTGCAAACATTGATACAGAAACCGAAGAGGCCATCCAGGCGGCGCTTGCCAAGATGCGAAAGGGCAGGACGACAATCGCCATTGCCCACAGACTTTCCACCATCCAGGATGCAGACCAGATTATCGTCCTACATCATGGGGAAATCGTTGAGCACGGAACACATCAAGAATTGCTTGCCCAACAGGGGCTTTACCACAAGATGTATCTCCTGCAGAACGGTTCAGTCGAACGCTTGGAAGATGTAGTAGGATAATAATTATAGGATGTGAAATGGCGATTGCTAATTGGTAATCGTCATTATTTTTAAATAATGAAAATATGTACTACTACCTTATGAATAATCTGAAATGGTATCTCTTGTTGTGTTGGACTGGCAAGTTTAGAGAACAATGCTAAGGGCAGATATGAAACTTTTCGACCTAGGAATCGTACTATTATTGATCATCCATTAATGTAATAGAGGAAGAGGGAAATAAGATGGGATTGAAGGGTATGATAAAGAAGGAAATTAAAAAACAAATAAAGAAGCAAATAACAAAGAAAGCTGGAAAGAGTGCAGGTAAAATAATCGGAAAAGTTATGAAGAAGTTTTAGGTTTTGTGTGAGAAAAATAAAACAGCTATACGCTTATGGCGTTTAGCTGTTTTTTAGTGGGCTGCTATCTTTTTTATATATACCCGGTTATATTCATTGAGTAGTTCATCAAGTTCCTGGCTGTAAGTGATCGCAATGGAGGAATTCAGGCCGTTCTGTGAAGCGATTTGTATCAGCTCTTCGCGTTTCTTTTCAATAAGGGTGATCAGTTGCTCTTTAGACAATGTGAAAATCCTTTCTTGTTTTATCTCTCGGCAGTATATTAAATCAGTTTATGTAAATTCGTTATAAATATAGAAATTATTACAAGTGCTATATTAGTATATAGCATATACTGCCAAATTTCAAAAGAAACATTTGTAAAATATTTTCCTGTAAAAAATATACACCATCATTAATTACCCAGTTTTTTAGAAGGTAAACACCTTTTTAATAGAAATTAATAATTTGTTCACAGTTAAACTATAATAATAGTAAATGGTTTTGTTAGAATGGGACTAACGAATATGAACTGGAGATGGAAAGATGACAGATATAAATATTTTCATTGCAATGGGCGCGGGCTTCCTGAGCTTTATTTCTCCATGCTGCTTGCCCCTTTATCCGGCATTTTTATCTTATATTACCGGGATGTCCGTCGGAGAACTGAAGAGCGAAAATGCAATGCTGCAAAAGCGCAGCCTGCTCCATACCTTATTTTTCCTGCTGGGCTTTTCGGTGATTTTCATTGCGATTGGCTTCGGGACTTCATTTGTAGGACAATTTTTCATACAGTACCAGGATCTTATCCGTCAGCTGGGTGCGATCTTCATTGTTGCATTCGGTTTAATGGTCATTGGTTTCTTTAAGCCTGAATTTCTGATGAAAGACCGCAAAATAGAATTCAAGAACCGCCCATCAGGTTATTTTGGGTCCTCTTTAATCGGTATGGCATTTGCAGCAGGATGGACGCCATGTACTGGTCCGATCCTTGCTTCGGTCATTCTGCTTGCGAGCTCTAACCCTGGGTCGGGTATGCTGTATATGATCGCCTATACACT
This portion of the Mesobacillus sp. S13 genome encodes:
- a CDS encoding cytochrome c biogenesis CcdA family protein; this encodes MTDINIFIAMGAGFLSFISPCCLPLYPAFLSYITGMSVGELKSENAMLQKRSLLHTLFFLLGFSVIFIAIGFGTSFVGQFFIQYQDLIRQLGAIFIVAFGLMVIGFFKPEFLMKDRKIEFKNRPSGYFGSSLIGMAFAAGWTPCTGPILASVILLASSNPGSGMLYMIAYTLGFAIPFFILSFFIGKMQWIRKHNVKIVKIGGYIMIVVGIMLFFDWMTKLISILSMFFGDFTGF
- a CDS encoding aspartyl-phosphate phosphatase Spo0E family protein, whose translation is MSKEQLITLIEKKREELIQIASQNGLNSSIAITYSQELDELLNEYNRVYIKKIAAH
- a CDS encoding ABC transporter ATP-binding protein, producing the protein MEKTPVLNAKEQRSVLFRLLAYGKPHLKMIFVAFGFLLLATVGDVLGPILVKIFIDDYLREGYLPFQPLLMLGAAYIGIQILNVLVSYFQLLKFQEIALKIIQQMRIDVFTKVQQLGLKYFDKTPAGSLVSRVTNDTEAIKDMFVSVIATFIQSGFLLFGIFVAMFVLNVKLALFTMLILPFIVFIMSLYRKLSSRFYQDMRERLSQLNAKLSESLQGMSIIQMFRQEERLKKEFGEINDKHFDAGMRNIKADGLLLRPAVDLVYILALIIVLSFFGVTSFDSPIEIGVLYAFINYLDRFFEPVNNMMMRLSMYQQAIVAASRVFKLLDEEELAPGQTGTEVDKINEGKIEFKDVSFSYDGKRDVLKNISFTVNPGETLAFVGHTGSGKSSIINLLMRFYEFERGDILIDDHSIKSYPVKELRQKMGLVLQDPFLFYGTIGDNIRLHNSDLSEEDIRRAAEFVQADSFIDKLEDGYSQKVTERGSTFSSGQRQLIAFARTIAANPKILVLDEATANIDTETEEAIQAALAKMRKGRTTIAIAHRLSTIQDADQIIVLHHGEIVEHGTHQELLAQQGLYHKMYLLQNGSVERLEDVVG